The DNA region aatagttatttaaatatattttttataatagtcgtAAATATAAtccttttataaatatttatttggAAACTAATATAGTTATTCTTTAGGCggtaataaaatatttattatataaaataaattatagtttataaGAGTAAggatattattatatataaaaggattatattaaataaataaagtttttaaataatttaaatatatttagtaATAActcttttattatatttccctAAAAAACTAATcattatataaaaaataaagctttataaagTCAgtataattatttttatagtaacggtatatatatttttaattataaaaaaattatattttaatattattatcggtaaatttaattaatttctattaatatagtttacTAAAGTAATAGTATTTTTCTGgttttaaatttaattagAATTTTATTTCGatatcctttttatataatataattatatttcgTAAGGCGCTAAAACTAgttaaactttataatatataaatctcGAAAagcgtaaatataaagtaattaCGTTTAGGTATAAAAAATCGGATACGGTCAAATATATATCGAtagtaatattataaaaacctatttttACTAAAATAAAGCGCTTAAGCTTTTTAGTACTTTCGGacttcttttttaattaaccttCGCCTTTCGGCGTAAAGGctcttataatatataattaagtcTATATTTTACTATCTTTATAGAACTATAAAcctattttttattttaaaaaacttaaagctattttaaaactcttttatttttctattaagagagtttattataattatagatTACGCGTAAGTATTAAGCCGCGGAAAAGATtgttaataatattatatatattaaagccgaaatatattttttatagtttcGTAATCCttaaaagcttttatattaataaaaataattaatatcgGGAGTATAaggttataaataaataatattttttttagtcttttataaaataaatattcGGGCCTAtagaatttaattaaaagaatcgtttttattaataatattaaataactaatttcttattttttaataaagttatttatTATACCCTTTATATTTCGAATTAGCTAAACGGTAAactctatattattatattcGTTAAAAAAgattttaaaaattatattttaaagtattttttcgTTAATTTATAcaattatataataatataaatactcgataatatttactttataatataaactaTAGCTTAATCCCGCCCGataaataaacttaatatatttaccgACGCGTATAAAGgaatatataattataagtaaaTCCGCCTAATCGTATATCTTTATTGCTAATTTATCGtatattacttaattattcCCCTATAATTACCtctttaaataaaaaaaataatttttaataccgaatctttttaattatttattttttaaaatctatttaccctttattttaaatatattaaataatttatatttaataaactattattaaattaatcAACTTAAGTTAGTcgattaaagaaataatatatatatatatatttataaccgaaaatataatatttttaaaaataatattatttttacGACGTTAGCTCGCTATaaactatttttaatatactataacggtcttttttattatatttaaattattttttatattattaatattaaatataatattttttataaagttttttagaATTTTAAGGTCGTAAAGGCTTATACCGGGGTAGTCTTTAGTATATTTAAAACGGATATTAAAAATAGATAGTTAGTAGGAGTTTAAGGACCTTATTAGTTctataaatttattatacgTTAATAACcttttataactttatcCGTAATCGTTTTATAAACTACGGAGCTGTCTATTCTATCCGTATAATTTTTTAAGCCCCTATCTTTTCCCCGGCGAAAAAACTTTTAAAGGCTTTTCTTTCTCGGTGTTATAAAAGGTATAGTAAAGAGCtaatatagtaaaaataTAAGGTCGATAACgataaagtatataaagaAAGGTTTTACGGTAGTAATATAGATACGGGGGAGATAGGAGAGAAGTCGTATAGTAGGTAGTAGAACGGATAGAATAGCCTTTTTATATAGCCAGAactggaaaaagaaaagccgCGTAGTAAGTAGGTAAGGTGTAACggatttttttatattaaaataggtATAACCTAAAGTCCCCTAAAATGGAAAGCAATACGCTGGCGAGCTTATTTCTTAAGAAGAAAAGTCGCGTAGTAAATAGGTAAGGAGTGTTagattttattatattaaaatagttaCCGCGACCTAAAGTCCCCTAAAACGGAGACTAATACGCTGGCAAACCcattttttaaaaagaaaagtcgcGCAGTAGGCAGGTAGGGAATGCCGGATTTTATTATATCAAAATGGCTACCACAACCCAGAGTCCCCTAAAACGGAGAGCAAATGCGCTAGCGAGCCTATTTCTTAGTCCCCgttttggtggaggagttgttggGGGGTCAAAAATGGGACCCTCCCCATCCGGGCTCATTTTCGAGAGGGAGGCTACAAACTTGGATATGAGGGCATCGCGTAAAGTTGTCGATTTTGGAGAATGGCGAGTGTAGGGTGAGCGGTGGTGAGCTCAAGGTGAGCCGAGGGTGAAGCGAGCCTGATTTTGGGCTAACCGTTCTTAGACGAGACAGAAAAGTTTTTAGAGACCGACTACCTGAGTAATCTAGTCTCGTCCTGGCCAGCTGGGCCGCCGAGTTCCACTTTTGTAGCTTGCCAAGATGTGGGGGTCAGTTGGTTTGATCTGACTCTGAGGATATGGCAATGTGTATATGAGTAAGGCTTGGACACCATCTGCAGTTTTACAATGAGGTTCCAGAAGAGTTGAAGGCTTTGCCTACCAAGTCAAACTACGACCAAAAGATAGACTGCATCGGATTTGTGATGTACCGAAATACCTCTCCAGTCCACAATCCGCCGCCTCATCAGGCATGGCCAACCTACAACAGTCAACCGACATGATTCCTATGCAACCCATACAAAATCACGGCACGAATCTAAGCCCAATGGGTGCATTTCCCACAGCTCTCCCGAATAGTTACATGTCAACTCACATTCCACAGTCCAGCGCCGCCAAAACCCCCATTGTCGCGCCACCACCGATGCCACCATTATCAAGTCAACCATACTTCCACAACTCCCACAACTACCCCGGCCCCATCACTCAAAATCCCATGCTCTGCAAGGATAGCAGCTCCTGGATAACGGTATATCTGAAATGGGTAAACTGCCCCTACTGCCATGAGGTGGCCCCCGTGAAAAGAGTTATCAAATATGATTGGAGGTGTCTGCATTCTCCCTGACAAGCGCCATGTACAGACACTAGCATCAAACGTGCCTGCTGGCTCAGTCCCAAGATGTGGGGCAGCTGGATCCTCGGCTGCCTCTTAACATTGTGCTGCATGATCTTCTGTCGACGGACAAAAAAGACACCAAGGACTTCCACTGTGAGCGGTGCGGGACCAAGGTTGCGACGTTGCTTGTGGGGAGTAAGGAGATCAGAGTGTATGAACCAGATGGAAGGGAGTGGGAGTATCAGATTCCAAAGAACGACGACATGAAGACAagcaaacaacaacaggaagaagaatggGCAGCAACACAGATACTTCTGGCAACCCACATGGCCAATGTACAAGGCCAGGCGATTGGGAATCTGGCGGCGTTAAGTCCGACTTGATGGACTTGACGGAGTAAAGCAACCTTGACGTGCTTGAGCCTTTTCAAATATTGACGTCTACGTGATGAAGGCTCCTAAACCGAGGCAGCACGGAGTTGCGCTGTTGACGCGAAGCATAAGGCGGACCACACTAATGTAACCCTCTGACAACTGGTTCACATTGCCTGATACACCGACGCTTTCCCCGTATGCTTGAGGGGTATCGTCCCAGCTACCTCGGGGTATCTCGCTTGCGTGTGCTGCTGAACTAGGGGTTTGCTGCTCGCGCGCGCATCGAACTGTGGCGAGTTTGAGCTTTCGAACGGCTTCGAAAATGAGAGACAAGATGGAGGCTGGGATGGAGTACACCCAAGGGAGAAAAAGTAGATGGTGAACTGAACAGTAAATACAAGTTCCCGATTGTGTGGGGAGCGATAAACTAAGGGAGGGCTGCAGATATATGAACGATTTTTGTCCCAAAATTAGCGGCGAATCCTTCACCAAGCCACTATTCGCTTTTCAACTACATCATCAGCCACATAGGTGTCGGTCTCGCATTCGGACTCTGAACACAGCCACGATGGTGAGAGGACGCTGTAAGTAAGCGCTGATTTTCCACTGAGGGCACTCAGCTATATAATACCCCATTTCAACCATTTTTCGTTCCAGCTGAAACACTTGGCTTATAATTGAAACCCACACCAAATCTCATGACAATGGATTCCAATGTCCCTGTCCCCGTTGACCATCAATTGGCGCCACCACAATACAACGAACTCATTAGCAACCCCCTCGAAAAAATAACTCTGGACGTTGGCGGCCATAAATTTACTACAACAATCAATAGTCTCACCACCAagagtttttttttcaagcTGCTTCTGCAAGGTGATTGGAGGTCTTCTTTGCAGGAAGATCAAAGCATCTTCATCGACTCGGATCCAGAAGCATTCCGGCACATTCTCCAGTATCTGCGGCGCGGTGTGTTCCCATTGCTCTATGACCAGAAAAAGGGGCACAACTACAAGCTCTACGCCGATATCCTAGCCGAGGCAAAACATTTCGGCATCCCCAAGTTAGAATGCTGGCTCAACGATCAGCTGTACTTGCGCTGCATCACCAGCTCAACGGTGTGGAGTTCCGCATACAAGAATGATAGGATTCCGACTGGGTTTCAAACGACATCAATTTGGGGTAGCGATGTCACCTCCACACAGCTCGTGCAACAGGATGTCAACACCGTCAAGACACCTATCTGTCCTCATCTTGCTGAGGATCGAAGCCCGTGCCCGAAGCGGTCTTGCTACCTTTCCTTGGGAACAATGCAGGATAATGTCGAGAAATATCGTTGGTCCGAAGTCGGTAGGTCGATCAGGTTCATTCAAGGATGGTGTAGTGACTCAGGGTAAGTTGTTGATCTATAGCCAGACCTTCATTTCAAGGGCTTGACCGCTAACGCTATATCAGCAAGGAGTTTATGGAACACTGGGGGCGAGTTTCTCGGGtagcacctcccccaaagccGGAGTCTCAGCGTACAGTCCAGACTAAGCAGTGATGCGAGTAGCAACAACAGACGTAGCATTTTGTTCGAGGACAAGGGGAATTGTGCCGGCAGTGACTGTATTGACAGGGTTGGTACATTGGAAGGGGTCTTTACATTTGAAATGGCGACTGCTGTATTTTGTTAAGCTAGCCCGGTATTGATAACCTGAGAGACTTTCCTTAgtttattttctttaattttagATATCTATGACTTATAAAACCCAAAGCAAGGCCCATTGTGGGGTTTGTTTGAAGAAGGCACCATTTTTCCCCATTACATCATAGCCCTCTTGCTCAAAGAGCCCAACAGAGATAAGATAAACTGCCATTTAGCCTTTCTGAATCCGTGGGTTGCGTGTTGGTTCGTTTTGAAGCAGGGGAAAGAGATTCCGCTTGGTCGACGTCTCATTGGCTCAGGCGGCCCCACCTCCAGGCAGTCGCCCCTATAAAAGGGACATCTGCTCttcccagcaacaacagatAACGGTCGACCATTTAAATCTTGACATCCCCACCAATTTTTTTCATCATGTTCGAACGTCTCCCTGAGGAGCTTCTTAGAGAAGTCGCTAGAGGGTTTCGTATTCAAGATTTCAGAAATCTCTCTCTCGTCTCCAAGACCTTCCACGCCATATGGACACCCAGGTTCTGGAGAACACTGTGTGTCGACACTGCTGGCTCAACAGGCCGACCGTCTTCTTTCAACATCAAACAGATCGAAGAGTGCGCCCATGCGTTTCAGaatgcttcttcttccataCAGAATGCCTCCGCCGTTGTGTTTCGACGGGACACTCGATGGAAGCTGTGGGACtatgagaaggaggaagactGGCCCAACGTCGCCTGCCTGCACCGGCAGCCGCCCCCAGAGGATCTTAACTACTGGAGAGGCTTGCAACGAGCAGCGCCAGTCGCCGGATGGTCATTCGATCAGTGGTTCTACAGGAATCAGAGATGCATCGAGGCAAGTATAGAACGAATGGGTGAGCAGCTGGATTCCGACCCCATGGACGACATTGCCCTCGCTATACAATCTGTCATTGGACACATACCCGCTGGCCAACTCAGATCCTTCACCTGGGACTTGGCAACATGCATTCCTCAGGCTGCTTTTGATAGTCTCTTCCAAGCGCAACCGCAACTCGAGTCTATCACATTGACGGCTGATGCCTGTTGCAAGGTTTCCCGTGAAAGCTTGCACCTTCCCTTCCGCCAACTCAAACGGGTCATCTTGAACTCATTACCACGATCTCATGTTGTACCAGTGCGAAGAATGCTGGGAACAAATAGAGGGCACCTGCGTGACCTTCAAATCGAGGAGTTGGTGCATGGGTGCTCTTTAGAAGAGCTCTTATATGGCGGAGAAGACTGCGAAGATGCAAGAGATAGGAAGTCGACAGACGAACGCAACGACAAACTGGTAGCGAATCCAACAGTGTCTTTCCCGTCACTAGTGACGCTGTCGTTGCGGAATATTGACTTGACCGAGAGCATGGACCGGGCATTCAACGTCAGTGGCCTCACAGCACTTACACTACGCCAATGCTCACGGTCGAGCGAATTCTTGAAAGGAATCATGGCAAGGAACAGCCCGCTTCAGCTCAAGGCTTTAGAATTCCTGGCTGACTATGCGGACcgtgacgaggatgaagtCACGAACACACTAAACCATTTCCTCCTTTCATTCAAAGGCCTCGAAAAGCTTTACATCGGGTGGAAAAAGACCATCTACTATCCGGACAGCCGGGATAATTTTCATCCCCTATGGTCTACCGTTGGCTATCATGGCTCTACGTTAAAGAATCTGGTGATTCACCCGCGAGGATCAATCAGGAGGACAGGTCGGACTTGCACGATGGGGGGCATCCAGAGAAATGTTGATTGGATTCATGATGTCGTTGGAAAGCTCGATATTCCACAAGCGACCATTAGCAACTGGATGAAGGATCCTGCCACTCATCCCCTGTCGCCGCTCTCAAAGCTCGAATGCCTCGGCGTATCTTCGGACCCGTTTGCGAAAGCTACAACGCAGGATGGGGGATCCGAGCAATTTCTCGTATGTATCCTCAATGCCATCGCAGGACCGCACCTCCTAAGCATCGCTAACTGGTCGTCGACCGTGCAGATAACCCTCCTCAGGCCTttcacctcatcatcccgcCGCCTCAAGCTCTTACATCTTCGGCAGACAGGCTCCAATAGAGAAGATCCATTTGGTTCGAAGGTTTTCATGTCGAGTGTCAGCCGACGGGTCAGCGGAGACAAAACCATTCCCGTCCCCCCTTCAAGAATGATGGCATACCTTGACCCCGAATTTGCTCGGTTTCTCAATTGGGTCTTCGGGCAAGAGGGAATCTCCTCCCTTGAGGCCGTCGCATTTGGGGATTTTGCCAACGGCCACATGAGCGGTAAATACCTTCATAACATGTTTGCATGCCGCAGCAGTGATGTACGTCAGGGATATCGAGTGTTTGACTGTCGCTACAAGGTCCGTGAGCACGAATGGCGGGTCGTGGCGGATAAGTACGCTGACTTTTTGGAATCGTGCCCCGTCGGGCCGCGGGTGGAGAGTTGGGGGCATGGGTCGAGGTATCATTTCTAATCGAGACCGCTTCTGTTTTGAGGAGGCAAGGGATTCGGGCTCTCGTAGATGTAAGTAGAATCTTTGTCAACAGCTACGATTATTCTTTCCAAATGGTGATATGGAACTGTAAAGACAGCTGCTCTTGAAGTGAACGACTAGACAAAAGAAGGTATCTATCAGATTCAACATAGCGATTTGGTAATAGGTAGGTAAGTGGTAATGAAGATAAGCATGAAAGAGtggaggagaaaagaaaaaacaagaaaaagtcAAGCCCAAACAGAGCTACCCAACCCTGTCTAGAACAGGGTAGCTCTCAACTGCCCAGTAGCCTTAACCCGTGGATGAAGTGCGAGAAGGGTCCCTGGAACACAGTCGAGCGTCTTAACTAATTAGGCCATGGGCGACCCTATTGTCAAGGTCTCCAATGCAGTATATAAACCCCACCATGGCCCCTACCTCTGTTATTGGGTCGCAAGAGGCCATCTGCTCCTTCCTTCCCGGCGGAGATATAACATTGCCGGGCCCGGAGGGTACGCATTGGATCTGGGCAATTCagactttttcttctttttcctcatGCGACTTGCTCTTGGACACGCGCCCCATCGTTACCAACAAAGAAGCCATCCGAAGTAATCAGTTCTTCTCCGTCATTCTACAGCACCAATCTAGCtggttttggggaggataGTACAGGACGGTATGATGACCTATAAGTTTTGTCCGCCCCTCTTCATCGTCACCTCAACTACCGTTGCCCGGGAGCTACATACGCGAAAGCTCCTGGGTAGTTGAGCCCTGAGATTCAGTACCGTTGTGCGAAGTCCTGTTCAAGTGGTGGAATCACATGACAGGTTCAAGTCTCCGCCAGTTCCAAGGAGGCTTCTTATTTATATCTggacctccctcctctccttccaaTCTTAACCTTTCCCGTACTCTCTGCCCTCAGCCAAGCGACAACCCCCATCCTTGACATTATAACAGTTCGTTTTGAAAGTATGCTAACATCTCGCAATCGCAACACCGCTAATACTCGTTATTTACAGGCTCATCTCTTCAGGTAGCAACCATGCTACTGAACGAAACCAAACGGCCCCTTCGCTCCGATAGTCCAATTCGGGTGCTTGCTGAATTGGGAATTGAGGATACAGAAAAGCGTGCTGGTAAGCGGTTTCGGGGCGAATATTGGGATTGGGCCGCGGCCTGATTCTGGATAACACCGCGCTTTGAAGCGCCCGACGAGAGCGCGGAAACGGATTACGACGAGCCCGGCGGCCATAGCACcgccagcaacccctccagcaGCGCCCACAGCTGTTGTGCTCTGCGGTTGTTGGGACGATTAAAGGTCAACCGCGGAGGGAAGCCCTGCAATTGCTGCGACGATCAACCAACTGCCCGAGGTCGAAGAAGATGCTGTTCGTCTGGTGCATTGCGTTGATGATCCTCCGACTACGTCTCACCCCAAGAGTTGAAAGGGCAGAGGTGTTTGTGTTTTCCGACAGCTAATAGGTACTCTCGATGTTGGATAGATGTCCGTTCAGGGCACCCAGGGTTTACGCTGACGACAATGCCGTTATACCTTAATTTGGCTGAACTCACCAGTAAGCTTCAGGAGTTGGGCGGCCTCCTGACAATCTCGTGGGTCCTTGGGCACAATCACACTTTACTGGGCATCAGCTGGCAGATGAAGTAGTCCATATGGCATTTTTTTGATAGTAGGTGGGAGATACCAACACATCGGCAACGAGAAGGAAATTCTGCTGTATAATTCATTATGCTGGACAGATCTCTTGGCGCACTTCAACAGTTTCGGGACAAGCATCCGACAGTGGATGTCAACATCAGCATCTCAGCATACAGACAAGCCCATAACAAGTGTTTGAGGCTGAAGAAGTTTCCTCGTCCCTGGGATTGGGCTCTGCATCACCAAATTATGGAGCTGAAGGAGGATTTGTTTCACATTATTTGAGAACCTAGCTGGGGGGCTCAGATGTGCGGTTGTGCGGAAACATGTCTTAGTGTGTTCATGAATGGTTGGAAAGTGTCGCGAAGTGTTTGAATGTGTTggagggtgctggaggatgTTGAAGCCATGGACTGTGGTTGCAAGTGGGGAAATGGTTGACAGTGTGTCGGAGAATGATGGAGAAATGTTGGAACATTTAGGTCACTGCAAGAAGGAGTAAGGATGCTCTAGGGGACTGCATGTTAACGAGAACCAAGTGAGCTGTTTGTGTCAAAGAACCTCAACAAGGTTAGGTAGATGTACACTGAGTAAGTGGTATTCACCGGTTACTATCTCCAGATTTTTCGTCTCTTCTTCAACTACCAGTCTCTTAAACAGCCCCTCTACCCACCCGGCAGACACCTTTCTTCCACTCTCCCCCTTTCACAACCACGCGGACACTCGCCGCTCACAAACTGCCACCCAAACAACACTTTACtctgctccctccccaccccaccaaGCACCACCTCCGGGTCCTTATCCCTCATTCCAACGCCACTCCCAATAACCTCTTCACTCCCGATGTCCAACTGCCCCCATCCCAGTTCAATCAACTCTTTGATCGGAACCCCGTAAACGTACTCCCTAAACCCCGCCCATCTCACCGCGGCAGCGCACATCGGGCAGCTTTCGGCGTTGGTGTAGAGTGTCAGGTCCTTGAATGCGGCTAGGGATTCGGCAGGTGTCATGTTATACGCAGAGGAGACGAAAAGAGAGGAGCAATTATTAATGGCGGCAATTTCGCCGTGCAAAGTTGGGTTTCCTATCCGGGAGTTACCGTTGGAGCCGGTGCAGATAAGTGTTCCTTGGGGGTTGGCAGAGGTGTGGTTCACGATGACGGTACCAAAGGCGGCGAAGGGGcaggggtgggagagggcgagggtgttggctTGGTGGATCCAGTATTCGCgggtggaaagggggatGGTGTCATCGTTgtgagggtttgggagggtgggtggtgatgctgggaTGGAAGGGGTGCATGCTGTGATtgttgggaggaggcgggacaATGAGGATAGTAGCGATTGGCTTTTCATGTTTGGTTGGTTGTGTgtgggagagaaagaaaggtTAAGGCTGTAAGTGTGAATTGTGTGATGTTCTTGGATAGTGGGTGGTTGGAATGCTGACATCATTGTTTCGAATTGGCCAGGATTTTTGGGTGCCACACGTCTGTCTCATTCCGTCAACTACACGCACAACGAACGAGCTTTATTATCACGAAAAGAATGTCATCTCTGTATTGAATTAAATATGTAGCCAAGTTTGATACCGGAAGATTACTAATAAGGGTATACCGACGTTGCCGCCGCTCAATTCTCCCCCTTTCTAATGTTTTGTGTTTCCATTCATGCGCCTCTGTGCAACGCGGCTGGCTGGCCGGCTGGCGGGGTGCCATGTGCACTCTCCAGATCCCTTGAAGCAATCTCAGGACCGGGAGCTTCCACCCTGCCCTCTGTATTCCATCGGTCACTGCTCAACTCGGCTGGCGCTTGCGTCTGTCCAAGTTCGTACGTCGTCATTTGTGGCTCCTTCATACCGGGGTGCAACTGTTGTTCGGGCTGGCCGGAGTAATAGTATTTCTCTCCAGGCCCAGAAACGACGGGTCCGGGCGGA from Podospora pseudopauciseta strain CBS 411.78 chromosome 6, whole genome shotgun sequence includes:
- a CDS encoding hypothetical protein (COG:S; EggNog:ENOG503NWE8) — translated: MKSQSLLSSLSRLLPTITACTPSIPASPPTLPNPHNDDTIPLSTREYWIHQANTLALSHPCPFAAFGTVIVNHTSANPQGTLICTGSNGNSRIGNPTLHGEIAAINNCSSLFVSSAYNMTPAESLAAFKDLTLYTNAESCPMCAAAVRWAGFREYVYGVPIKELIELGWGQLDIGSEEVIGSGVGMRDKDPEVVLGGVGREQSKVLFGWQFVSGECPRGCERGRVEERCLPGG
- a CDS encoding hypothetical protein (EggNog:ENOG503P3PY; COG:S), with amino-acid sequence MDSNVPVPVDHQLAPPQYNELISNPLEKITLDVGGHKFTTTINSLTTKSFFFKLLLQGDWRSSLQEDQSIFIDSDPEAFRHILQYLRRGVFPLLYDQKKGHNYKLYADILAEAKHFGIPKLECWLNDQLYLRCITSSTVWSSAYKNDRIPTGFQTTSIWGSDVTSTQLVQQDVNTVKTPICPHLAEDRSPCPKRSCYLSLGTMQDNVEKYRWSEVGRSIRFIQGWCSDSGKEFMEHWGRVSRVAPPPKPESQRTVQTKQ
- a CDS encoding hypothetical protein (EggNog:ENOG503PE6U) → MFERLPEELLREVARGFRIQDFRNLSLVSKTFHAIWTPRFWRTLCVDTAGSTGRPSSFNIKQIEECAHAFQNASSSIQNASAVVFRRDTRWKLWDYEKEEDWPNVACLHRQPPPEDLNYWRGLQRAAPVAGWSFDQWFYRNQRCIEASIERMGEQLDSDPMDDIALAIQSVIGHIPAGQLRSFTWDLATCIPQAAFDSLFQAQPQLESITLTADACCKVSRESLHLPFRQLKRVILNSLPRSHVVPVRRMLGTNRGHLRDLQIEELVHGCSLEELLYGGEDCEDARDRKSTDERNDKLVANPTVSFPSLVTLSLRNIDLTESMDRAFNVSGLTALTLRQCSRSSEFLKGIMARNSPLQLKALEFLADYADRDEDEVTNTLNHFLLSFKGLEKLYIGWKKTIYYPDSRDNFHPLWSTVGYHGSTLKNLVIHPRGSIRRTGRTCTMGGIQRNVDWIHDVVGKLDIPQATISNWMKDPATHPLSPLSKLECLGVSSDPFAKATTQDGGSEQFLITLLRPFTSSSRRLKLLHLRQTGSNREDPFGSKVFMSSVSRRVSGDKTIPVPPSRMMAYLDPEFARFLNWVFGQEGISSLEAVAFGDFANGHMSGKYLHNMFACRSSDVRQGYRVFDCRYKVREHEWRVVADKYADFLESCPVGPRVESWGHGSRYHF